The following coding sequences lie in one Calidithermus timidus DSM 17022 genomic window:
- the paaA gene encoding 1,2-phenylacetyl-CoA epoxidase subunit PaaA, with protein sequence MPGKFGKPTDPDYGERLAEFEARIARGEKIEPGDWMPEEYRRQLVRMISQHAHSEVVGMLPEGAWITRAPSLKRKMILIAKVQDEAGHGQYLYHAAETLGVTREEMLEALLSGKAKYSSIFNYPTLTWADIGTIGWLVDGAAIKNQTMLAQCSYGPYSRAMVRICAEETFHHKQGKEMVILYAKGTPKQRAMAQDAINRWWWPALMMLGPHDSDSPNTPTLVRWGIKTKTNDQVRQEFINEHAPEILEAGLTLPDPELRYDEATGNWIHGPINWDEFWAVVNGNGPMNKQRLEARRRAHDEGAWVREALAAYAARKQQTAVAV encoded by the coding sequence ATGCCTGGAAAGTTCGGAAAACCCACGGACCCCGATTATGGCGAGCGCTTAGCCGAGTTTGAGGCCCGCATCGCCCGCGGGGAGAAGATCGAGCCGGGCGACTGGATGCCCGAGGAGTACCGCCGCCAGCTCGTGCGCATGATCTCGCAGCACGCCCACAGCGAGGTGGTGGGGATGCTGCCGGAAGGGGCCTGGATCACCCGGGCGCCCAGCCTCAAGCGCAAGATGATCCTCATCGCCAAGGTGCAGGACGAGGCCGGGCACGGGCAGTACCTCTACCACGCCGCCGAGACGCTAGGCGTCACGCGGGAGGAGATGCTCGAGGCGCTGCTCTCGGGCAAGGCCAAGTACTCCTCCATCTTCAACTACCCCACCCTCACCTGGGCCGACATCGGCACCATCGGCTGGCTGGTGGACGGGGCGGCCATCAAGAACCAGACCATGCTGGCCCAGTGCTCTTACGGGCCTTATAGCCGCGCGATGGTGCGCATCTGCGCCGAGGAGACCTTCCACCACAAGCAGGGCAAGGAGATGGTGATCCTCTACGCCAAGGGCACGCCCAAGCAGCGCGCCATGGCCCAGGACGCCATCAACCGCTGGTGGTGGCCGGCCCTGATGATGCTGGGCCCCCACGACTCCGACTCGCCCAACACCCCCACGCTGGTGCGCTGGGGCATCAAGACCAAGACCAACGACCAGGTGCGGCAGGAGTTCATCAACGAGCACGCGCCCGAGATCCTCGAGGCCGGCCTCACCCTCCCCGACCCCGAGTTGCGCTACGACGAGGCCACGGGCAACTGGATTCACGGCCCCATCAACTGGGACGAGTTCTGGGCGGTGGTGAATGGCAACGGCCCCATGAACAAGCAGCGCCTCGAGGCCCGGCGCCGTGCCCACGACGAGGGGGCCTGGGTGCGCGAGGCGCTGGCGGCCTACGCGGCGAGGAAGCAGCAAACCGCGGTCGCGGTTTAA
- a CDS encoding phenylacetic acid degradation protein, whose translation MDTQWPRWEVFKQDTPSKPHQAVGSVHAADPFHALLTARNVFARRPQAVSMWVAPASAIFSVTKEELAEGQELKPSTSDPKPSTYYVFRKTSHKRSMTFVDYVGELEATSPEEALKLAMERFTDAPAMAWWVVPASSVTKSEDSPETVESWFAPAKDKTYKQQSYYGLVGAHPGKHKRTQGDDDE comes from the coding sequence ATGGACACGCAGTGGCCCCGCTGGGAAGTCTTCAAGCAGGACACCCCTTCCAAGCCCCACCAGGCGGTGGGCTCGGTGCACGCCGCCGACCCCTTTCACGCCCTGCTCACCGCGCGCAACGTCTTCGCCCGCCGGCCCCAGGCGGTGAGCATGTGGGTCGCACCCGCCTCGGCGATCTTCTCGGTGACGAAGGAGGAACTCGCCGAGGGTCAGGAGCTGAAACCTTCGACCTCCGACCCTAAACCCTCGACCTACTACGTCTTCCGTAAGACCTCCCACAAACGCTCGATGACCTTCGTGGATTACGTGGGCGAGCTCGAGGCCACCTCCCCCGAGGAGGCGCTAAAGCTGGCCATGGAGCGCTTTACCGACGCCCCTGCCATGGCGTGGTGGGTGGTGCCCGCCTCGAGCGTGACCAAGAGCGAGGACAGCCCCGAAACCGTCGAGAGCTGGTTCGCCCCGGCCAAGGACAAGACCTACAAGCAGCAGTCGTACTACGGGCTGGTGGGGGCGCACCCTGGCAAGCACAAGCGCACGCAGGGGGATGACGATGAATGA
- the paaC gene encoding 1,2-phenylacetyl-CoA epoxidase subunit PaaC, translating to MNEQLKQALIAKLTALADDELILAHRNSEWVGHGPILEEDIALANIAQDELGHAALWYGLRSALDGSDPDRLAFFREATEFHNCELVELPKGDWAFTLLRQYLFDAYETLWLSAAKDSTYQPLAEVAAKALREERFHLQHTRAWVERLGLGTEESNRRMQAALDAQWGYAQQLFVPLEGEGVLVGEGIVPDLAGIKEAWLASTTQHLQGSGLKLPLQPGYQPTSRQMHTEHLWSLLAEMQSTARWDAEAKVW from the coding sequence ATGAATGAGCAGCTAAAACAGGCCCTCATTGCCAAGCTCACCGCCCTGGCCGATGACGAACTGATCCTGGCTCACCGCAATAGCGAGTGGGTGGGACACGGGCCCATCCTCGAGGAGGACATTGCCCTGGCCAACATCGCCCAGGACGAGTTGGGACACGCTGCGCTGTGGTACGGCCTGCGCTCGGCCCTCGACGGCTCGGACCCCGACCGGCTGGCCTTCTTCCGCGAGGCCACGGAGTTTCACAACTGCGAACTGGTGGAATTGCCCAAGGGGGACTGGGCCTTCACCTTGCTCAGGCAGTACCTCTTTGACGCCTACGAGACGCTGTGGCTCTCGGCGGCGAAGGACAGCACCTACCAACCCCTGGCCGAGGTGGCGGCCAAGGCCCTGCGCGAGGAGCGTTTCCACTTGCAGCACACCCGGGCCTGGGTCGAGCGGCTGGGACTGGGCACCGAGGAGTCGAACCGGCGCATGCAGGCGGCTTTGGATGCGCAGTGGGGCTATGCCCAGCAACTCTTCGTGCCGCTGGAGGGCGAAGGGGTACTGGTGGGGGAGGGCATCGTGCCCGACCTCGCCGGGATCAAGGAGGCTTGGCTCGCTAGCACCACCCAGCACCTCCAGGGTTCGGGCCTGAAGCTCCCCCTGCAGCCCGGCTACCAGCCCACCTCGCGCCAGATGCACACCGAGCACCTTTGGTCGCTGCTGGCCGAGATGCAGTCCACCGCTCGCTGGGACGCGGAAGCGAAGGTGTGGTGA
- the paaD gene encoding 1,2-phenylacetyl-CoA epoxidase subunit PaaD yields MTPLPSADQVWQALAQLPDPEIPVVNVVEMGIVRDVRVEGGKAVVIMTPTFSGCPALHVIREGLEQAVRGLGFAEVEVRTVLFPPWSTDCIAPEARAKLERYGIAPPRPTGKMGLIELELEPVRCPRCGSLDTTVKNTFGPTLCKSIYVCNACREPFESFKTL; encoded by the coding sequence ATGACCCCTCTTCCCAGCGCCGATCAAGTCTGGCAGGCCCTCGCACAGCTGCCCGACCCCGAGATCCCCGTCGTCAACGTGGTGGAGATGGGGATCGTGCGGGACGTGCGGGTGGAAGGGGGGAAGGCGGTCGTGATCATGACCCCCACCTTCTCGGGTTGCCCGGCACTGCACGTGATCCGGGAGGGCCTCGAGCAGGCCGTGCGGGGGCTGGGCTTCGCCGAAGTAGAGGTCAGGACCGTGCTCTTCCCACCTTGGTCCACCGACTGCATCGCCCCGGAGGCCAGGGCCAAGCTCGAGCGCTACGGCATCGCCCCACCGCGCCCAACGGGCAAGATGGGGCTGATCGAGCTCGAACTCGAGCCCGTACGCTGCCCGCGCTGTGGCTCACTCGACACGACGGTGAAGAACACCTTCGGTCCCACGCTGTGCAAGAGCATTTACGTCTGCAACGCCTGCCGGGAGCCCTTCGAGAGCTTTAAGACGCTCTGA
- the pdo gene encoding protein disulfide oxidoreductase produces the protein MSLLDEKIQAQVKEILQPITQPIELVVFTKSALVLPGQDEPGLQQETVELLKEIASLSDKIAVIEKPLSDPEAQALGLTHAPTTLLREAGSQRSNIRFVGIPSGYEFSTLLETLLMLGTGESKLPEAARQELAKVTEPVRMQSFVTPTCPYCPRAVMAAFKFAYHNPNIVAEGIEASEFPLLSSRYKISGVPDTIIQGLTQQRVLGGQPERVFLEATLKAAGVGAAV, from the coding sequence ATGAGCCTTTTAGATGAAAAGATCCAGGCGCAGGTCAAGGAGATTCTACAACCCATCACCCAGCCTATCGAGCTGGTAGTCTTCACCAAGAGCGCGCTGGTGCTGCCCGGTCAGGATGAGCCTGGCTTGCAGCAGGAAACCGTGGAGCTGCTGAAGGAGATCGCCAGCTTGAGCGACAAGATCGCGGTGATCGAAAAACCCCTCAGCGATCCCGAGGCCCAGGCTCTGGGCCTGACCCACGCCCCCACCACCCTGCTGCGCGAGGCGGGTTCGCAGCGGAGCAACATCCGCTTCGTGGGCATCCCCAGCGGGTACGAGTTTTCCACGCTGCTCGAGACCCTTTTGATGCTGGGCACGGGTGAGAGCAAGCTCCCCGAGGCCGCCCGGCAGGAGCTGGCGAAGGTCACCGAGCCGGTGCGGATGCAGAGCTTCGTGACCCCCACCTGCCCCTACTGCCCCCGCGCGGTGATGGCGGCCTTCAAGTTCGCCTACCACAACCCCAACATCGTGGCTGAGGGGATCGAAGCCAGCGAGTTCCCGCTGCTCTCCAGCCGCTACAAGATTTCCGGCGTGCCCGACACCATCATTCAAGGCCTCACCCAGCAGCGCGTGCTGGGCGGTCAGCCCGAGCGGGTCTTCCTCGAGGCCACCCTCAAGGCGGCGGGCGTGGGGGCTGCGGTATAG
- a CDS encoding metal-sensitive transcriptional regulator, which translates to MSQPSVERQKILHRLRRLEGQVRGLQRMVEEERSCHEVLTLLSGIRGALEGIGEVVLEEYLRECQTEMGRGEIETKAILDAVRLLR; encoded by the coding sequence ATGAGCCAGCCCAGTGTTGAGCGCCAGAAGATCCTCCATCGCCTGCGCCGCCTCGAGGGCCAGGTGCGCGGCTTGCAGCGCATGGTCGAGGAAGAGCGGTCCTGCCACGAGGTGCTGACCCTGCTCTCCGGGATCCGCGGGGCGCTGGAGGGCATCGGGGAGGTGGTGCTCGAGGAGTACCTGCGGGAGTGCCAGACCGAGATGGGCCGGGGTGAGATCGAAACCAAGGCCATCCTGGACGCGGTGCGGCTGTTGCGCTAA
- a CDS encoding family 43 glycosylhydrolase, whose translation MFARPRSFLACLAVLTLLMSASSQSPKTFVNPLLPSGPDPFITFFGGNYYLTYTTGVDVRIRKARSLATLGQAPEQVVWADFEPERCCHVWAPEFHRLKNLQGQYRWYLYYTAGPSECCAQQRMHVLESAADDPMGPYSYKARLFDAQNDFWAIDPTVLENGGKLYVIYSGTPFDLMPGEKPQNLYIAPLSNPWTLSGPRVEISIPDQPWEIYGAAVNEGPAVVKRNNKIYLAYSGSGCWTDNYAVGVLVASQSADLLQPKSWQKMPRPFLTRNDRGQVFGPGHNSFFKSPDGKEDWIMYHANPGPDLGCKDQRSPRAQKITWGPDGLPRVAPPSVGPSPLPSGDSGR comes from the coding sequence ATGTTTGCCAGACCCCGCAGCTTCCTGGCCTGCCTGGCCGTGCTGACCCTGCTTATGAGCGCCTCGAGCCAATCCCCCAAGACCTTCGTCAACCCCCTCCTCCCCAGCGGCCCCGACCCCTTCATCACCTTCTTCGGCGGCAACTACTACCTCACCTACACCACCGGCGTCGACGTCCGTATCCGCAAGGCCCGGAGCTTAGCTACGTTGGGCCAGGCACCCGAGCAGGTCGTGTGGGCCGACTTTGAGCCCGAGCGCTGCTGCCACGTGTGGGCCCCCGAGTTCCACCGGCTCAAGAACCTCCAGGGCCAGTACCGCTGGTACCTCTACTACACCGCCGGGCCCTCGGAGTGCTGTGCCCAGCAGCGCATGCACGTGCTCGAGTCGGCTGCCGACGACCCCATGGGTCCCTACAGCTACAAAGCCCGCCTCTTCGACGCGCAGAACGACTTCTGGGCCATCGACCCCACCGTGCTCGAGAACGGCGGAAAGCTCTACGTGATCTACAGCGGCACCCCCTTCGACCTGATGCCCGGCGAGAAGCCGCAGAACCTCTACATCGCCCCCCTCTCCAACCCCTGGACCCTCTCCGGGCCCCGTGTCGAGATCTCCATCCCCGACCAGCCCTGGGAGATCTACGGCGCGGCGGTCAACGAGGGCCCGGCCGTCGTCAAGCGCAACAACAAGATCTACCTGGCCTACTCGGGCTCGGGCTGCTGGACCGACAACTACGCGGTGGGGGTGCTGGTGGCCTCGCAAAGTGCCGACCTGCTCCAGCCGAAGTCCTGGCAGAAGATGCCCAGGCCCTTCCTCACCCGCAACGACCGGGGCCAGGTCTTCGGCCCTGGCCACAACAGCTTTTTCAAGTCCCCCGACGGCAAGGAGGACTGGATCATGTACCACGCCAACCCCGGCCCCGACTTAGGCTGCAAAGACCAGCGCAGCCCCCGCGCGCAGAAGATCACCTGGGGCCCCGACGGCCTGCCCCGGGTGGCACCCCCCAGCGTCGGCCCCAGCCCCCTGCCCTCGGGCGACTCCGGCCGGTGA
- a CDS encoding carbohydrate ABC transporter permease, which yields MVSSGRYSRSTPRWRRVRDLPRFIVLAVLAVIFLAPLYWMLSTSFKPEAETISIPVQWIPKNPTLENYNEIINSPDGKLLRWTWNSLFTAFAFTFVHVTLCVLAAYPLSRMRFKGREIWFWFILSSMMVPGIVTLIPTYIMMLQFNWIDTYHALIWPGVAGGFGVFLLRQFFSTLPRELEEAARMDGANSLQILLFVILPLSVPVLVTLGVFSFMGSWNNYVWPLYVATSPDMQTLPVGLTSFSQRYVTEYGKLMAGTALAAIPVLVAYLLAQRYLEQGIALTGMKE from the coding sequence ATGGTGAGCTCCGGCCGATACTCCCGCTCCACCCCCCGCTGGCGCCGCGTCCGCGACCTGCCGCGCTTCATCGTGCTGGCAGTGCTGGCGGTCATCTTCCTGGCCCCGCTTTACTGGATGCTCTCGACGTCGTTCAAGCCCGAGGCCGAGACCATCTCCATCCCCGTGCAGTGGATCCCCAAGAACCCCACCCTCGAGAACTACAACGAGATCATCAACTCGCCCGACGGCAAGCTCCTGCGCTGGACCTGGAACTCGCTGTTCACGGCCTTCGCCTTCACCTTCGTCCACGTCACCCTGTGCGTGCTGGCGGCCTACCCCCTGTCGCGCATGCGCTTCAAAGGCCGCGAGATCTGGTTCTGGTTCATCCTCTCGAGCATGATGGTGCCTGGCATCGTAACGCTGATCCCCACCTACATCATGATGCTGCAGTTCAACTGGATCGACACCTACCACGCCCTGATCTGGCCGGGGGTGGCCGGGGGCTTCGGGGTGTTCTTGCTACGGCAGTTCTTCTCCACGCTGCCGCGCGAGCTCGAGGAGGCCGCCCGCATGGACGGGGCCAACAGCTTGCAGATCCTGCTCTTCGTGATCCTGCCGCTGTCGGTGCCGGTGCTAGTGACGCTGGGGGTGTTCAGCTTCATGGGCTCGTGGAACAACTACGTCTGGCCACTCTATGTCGCCACCTCCCCCGACATGCAGACCCTGCCCGTCGGCCTGACCTCCTTCTCCCAGCGCTACGTCACCGAATATGGCAAGCTGATGGCCGGGACCGCCCTGGCCGCTATCCCCGTGCTCGTCGCCTACCTGCTGGCCCAGCGCTACCTCGAGCAGGGCATCGCGCTCACCGGCATGAAGGAGTGA
- a CDS encoding carbohydrate ABC transporter permease, translating to MTRASDWSPRRGRLFALNDSNPLVPYLYLLPHAAFFLVFTVYPVGYGLWVSFHRWDLLSDQQEFVGLTFYRNLFDPSTPQSQFFWKSLINTTLFTLISTPLLVGAALGLAVLLYRPIFGRAVFRAIFFMPGILSVSVMGILWRWMFDNQSGLVNVIRQEFWGLPVIQFLTTEGWAWVPIIVGTVWWTVGFNMTLYLAALGGISHSVYEAADIDGAGPWAKFRHITVPLLAPTTLFITVTTVLASFQLFGQSQVITNGGPARSTQSVIMYITEEAFGNYQLSSASAMAFVFGALMLVFTVIQFRLMVKDLNTSRER from the coding sequence ATGACCCGCGCGTCTGACTGGAGCCCACGGCGCGGAAGGCTCTTTGCCCTCAACGACTCCAACCCTTTAGTCCCTTACCTCTACCTGCTGCCCCATGCGGCCTTCTTCCTCGTCTTCACCGTCTACCCGGTGGGCTACGGCTTGTGGGTGAGCTTCCACCGCTGGGACCTGCTGAGCGACCAGCAGGAGTTCGTGGGCCTCACCTTCTACCGCAACCTCTTCGACCCTTCCACCCCGCAGTCGCAGTTCTTCTGGAAGAGCCTGATCAACACCACCCTCTTCACGCTCATCAGCACGCCGCTGCTGGTGGGCGCGGCGCTGGGGCTGGCGGTGCTGCTGTACCGGCCCATCTTCGGGCGGGCAGTCTTCCGGGCCATCTTCTTCATGCCCGGCATCCTCTCGGTCTCGGTGATGGGCATCCTCTGGCGCTGGATGTTCGACAACCAGAGCGGCTTGGTCAACGTCATCCGCCAAGAGTTCTGGGGGTTGCCCGTAATCCAGTTCCTCACCACCGAGGGCTGGGCCTGGGTGCCCATCATCGTGGGCACGGTGTGGTGGACGGTGGGCTTCAACATGACGCTCTACCTCGCGGCGCTCGGCGGCATCAGCCACAGCGTCTACGAGGCCGCCGACATCGACGGCGCAGGCCCGTGGGCCAAGTTTCGCCACATCACGGTGCCGCTGTTGGCCCCTACCACCCTCTTCATCACCGTGACCACGGTGCTGGCCTCCTTCCAGCTCTTCGGGCAGTCGCAGGTCATCACCAACGGCGGCCCGGCTCGCAGCACCCAGAGCGTGATCATGTACATCACCGAGGAGGCTTTCGGCAACTACCAGCTCTCCAGCGCCTCGGCCATGGCCTTCGTCTTCGGCGCGCTGATGCTGGTGTTCACGGTGATCCAGTTCCGGCTGATGGTCAAGGACCTCAACACCTCGAGGGAGCGCTGA
- a CDS encoding ABC transporter substrate-binding protein produces MNRKGKIGLALLLGALGTGGFILAQTQSSYTGPKVEITYLHGFTGPDRPVMEDLVKRFNETHPNIVVKATAQPWGTTWNQLEPLVASGRAPDVVVVNEDQITRFIARGALTPITPQMYRSANIDTNRFFKPLFETASYKGQSYGVPISAVAYVMFYNKALMQKMGVSKVPTNRAELLTAARACTTDKEGRKPGQAGFDAKNLETWGISLYNNWVGARMAYSAILQNGGSLVDKDLNANFNTPEAVEAVQFLVDLVQKENVARPNSTEEAELAAFSQGKVCFFPSGQWYLDRFEKTPNFSFGVAFPPRIGNKQDATWGGSSHLTLPVQRQGYDPNKRAAAMEFINWMSAAPQNLVWTSTGSLPTVRAVAQDKKFETQPISGIFDKLDSIYATSGFPWGGQVLGPFDGAWERAYLGKQPVKQALDQGVDEANKQIAQARPNFR; encoded by the coding sequence ATGAACAGGAAAGGCAAGATCGGTTTGGCGCTCCTGCTGGGCGCCCTAGGCACGGGCGGGTTCATCCTCGCGCAAACGCAGTCGAGCTATACCGGCCCCAAGGTCGAGATCACCTACCTCCACGGCTTCACCGGCCCCGACCGCCCGGTGATGGAGGACCTGGTCAAGCGCTTCAACGAGACCCACCCCAATATCGTGGTCAAGGCCACCGCCCAGCCCTGGGGCACCACCTGGAACCAGCTCGAGCCCCTCGTCGCCTCGGGCCGCGCCCCCGACGTGGTGGTGGTCAACGAGGACCAGATCACCCGCTTCATCGCCCGTGGCGCGCTCACGCCCATCACCCCGCAGATGTACCGCAGCGCGAACATCGACACCAACCGCTTCTTCAAGCCCCTCTTCGAGACCGCCAGCTACAAGGGCCAGAGCTACGGCGTGCCCATCTCGGCGGTGGCCTACGTGATGTTCTACAACAAGGCCCTCATGCAGAAGATGGGCGTGAGCAAGGTGCCCACCAACCGCGCCGAGCTGCTCACCGCCGCCCGCGCCTGCACCACCGACAAGGAAGGCCGCAAGCCCGGCCAGGCCGGCTTCGACGCCAAGAACCTCGAGACCTGGGGCATCAGCCTCTACAACAACTGGGTGGGCGCCCGCATGGCCTACTCGGCCATCCTGCAAAACGGCGGCAGCCTCGTCGACAAGGACCTCAACGCCAACTTCAACACCCCTGAGGCCGTTGAGGCGGTGCAGTTCCTGGTAGACCTCGTGCAGAAGGAGAACGTGGCCCGCCCCAACTCCACCGAAGAGGCCGAGCTCGCCGCCTTCAGCCAGGGCAAGGTCTGCTTCTTCCCTTCGGGCCAGTGGTACCTCGACCGCTTCGAGAAGACCCCCAACTTCTCCTTCGGCGTGGCCTTCCCCCCGCGCATCGGCAACAAGCAGGACGCCACCTGGGGCGGCTCGAGCCACCTCACCCTCCCGGTGCAGCGCCAGGGCTACGACCCCAACAAGCGCGCCGCGGCCATGGAGTTCATCAACTGGATGTCGGCCGCCCCGCAGAACCTGGTCTGGACCTCGACGGGCAGCCTGCCCACCGTGCGGGCCGTGGCTCAGGACAAGAAGTTCGAGACCCAGCCCATCTCCGGCATCTTCGACAAACTCGACAGCATCTACGCCACCAGCGGCTTCCCCTGGGGCGGCCAGGTGCTCGGGCCCTTCGACGGCGCGTGGGAGCGGGCCTACCTGGGCAAGCAGCCCGTCAAGCAGGCCCTCGACCAGGGCGTGGACGAGGCCAACAAGCAAATCGCCCAGGCCCGCCCCAACTTCCGCTAA
- a CDS encoding glycoside hydrolase family 2 protein, giving the protein MPDSQHPNPQLERSHWRDLGGTWRFAFDNEVRFTRPEEVEFDREILVPYAPESPRSGIGDQGYHRAVWYHTAVRLTPQELEAGRLLLHFGAVDYRATVWANGARVAEHTGGHTPFCADVTDALGGGDVLEVVVRAEDDPHDLAKPRGKQDWQREPHSIWYPRTTGIWQPVWLEAVPATRIAKLRWTPDVPGWSLGLEARLAGPFLPGLSLRVRLRAGGEVLAEDRYALSGPRLARTLALPDPGIDDLRDGLLWSPEHPQLIDAELELLQGETVLDRVSSYTALRSVRLEGRRFLLNERPYYLRMVLDQGYWPEGLMTASDEELRRDVELTRRLGFNGARKHQKLENPRWLYWCDRIGLLVWDEMPSAYTFTPEALGRLTQEWLEAIERDCSHPCVVGWVPFNESWGVPDLPTHAAQRDFVKGLYHLTRAQDPTRLVSANDGWEQPAGDVFAIHDYTSDPEVILRRYADLEALTKTAETFRPGGRRLALEGFEWQEKPALLTEFGGIAFSQGDGWGYSRAQSAEGFLEHYSALLEAVHRSEGLAGFCYTQLTDTFQEKNGLLYADRTPKADLDRLCRATRGPAQPYDEANPLGYSRRWLDKQRKAAVSV; this is encoded by the coding sequence ATGCCCGATTCCCAGCACCCCAACCCCCAGCTCGAGCGCTCCCACTGGCGCGACCTCGGCGGGACCTGGCGTTTCGCCTTCGACAACGAGGTCCGCTTCACCCGCCCTGAGGAGGTCGAGTTCGACCGCGAAATCCTGGTCCCCTACGCCCCCGAGAGCCCGCGCAGCGGGATCGGGGACCAGGGCTACCACCGCGCGGTGTGGTACCACACCGCCGTGCGTCTCACCCCGCAGGAGCTCGAGGCCGGGCGCCTGCTGCTGCACTTCGGCGCCGTGGACTACCGCGCCACGGTGTGGGCCAACGGCGCCCGCGTCGCCGAGCACACCGGCGGCCACACCCCCTTCTGCGCCGACGTCACCGACGCGCTGGGGGGCGGCGACGTGCTCGAGGTCGTCGTGCGGGCCGAGGACGACCCCCACGACCTTGCCAAGCCGCGCGGCAAGCAGGACTGGCAGCGCGAGCCCCACTCTATTTGGTACCCTCGCACCACCGGCATCTGGCAGCCGGTGTGGCTCGAGGCCGTCCCCGCCACCCGCATCGCCAAGCTGCGCTGGACCCCCGACGTGCCCGGTTGGAGCCTCGGCCTGGAAGCCCGGCTCGCCGGCCCCTTCCTGCCGGGCCTCAGCCTGCGGGTGCGGCTGCGGGCGGGCGGCGAGGTGCTGGCCGAGGACCGCTACGCCCTGAGCGGCCCCCGCCTCGCGCGCACCCTCGCCCTCCCCGACCCCGGCATCGACGACCTACGCGACGGGCTGCTGTGGAGCCCCGAGCACCCCCAGCTCATCGACGCCGAGCTCGAGCTCCTCCAGGGCGAGACCGTGCTCGACCGGGTGTCCAGCTACACCGCGCTGCGCTCGGTGCGGCTGGAGGGGCGGCGCTTCCTGCTCAACGAGCGCCCCTACTACCTGCGCATGGTGCTCGACCAGGGCTACTGGCCCGAGGGGCTCATGACCGCCAGCGACGAGGAGCTGCGCCGTGACGTCGAGCTCACCCGCCGGCTAGGCTTCAACGGCGCGCGCAAGCACCAGAAGCTCGAAAACCCCCGCTGGCTCTACTGGTGCGACCGCATCGGGCTGCTGGTGTGGGACGAGATGCCCAGCGCCTACACCTTCACCCCCGAGGCCTTAGGGCGCCTCACCCAGGAGTGGCTCGAGGCCATCGAGCGCGACTGCTCCCACCCCTGCGTGGTGGGCTGGGTGCCCTTCAACGAGTCGTGGGGTGTGCCCGACCTGCCCACCCACGCCGCCCAGCGCGACTTCGTGAAGGGCCTCTACCACCTCACCCGCGCCCAGGACCCCACCCGGCTCGTCAGCGCCAACGACGGCTGGGAGCAGCCGGCGGGCGACGTCTTCGCCATCCACGACTACACCTCCGACCCCGAGGTGATCCTGCGGCGCTACGCCGACCTCGAGGCCCTTACGAAGACCGCCGAGACCTTCCGCCCCGGCGGGCGCCGCCTGGCGCTGGAGGGCTTCGAGTGGCAGGAGAAGCCGGCCCTGCTCACCGAGTTCGGCGGCATCGCCTTCTCACAGGGCGACGGCTGGGGCTACAGCCGCGCCCAGAGCGCGGAGGGCTTCCTCGAGCACTACAGCGCGCTGCTCGAGGCCGTGCACCGCAGCGAGGGGCTGGCCGGCTTCTGCTACACTCAGCTCACCGACACCTTCCAGGAGAAGAACGGTCTGCTCTACGCCGACCGCACCCCCAAAGCCGACCTCGACCGGCTGTGCCGCGCCACCCGCGGGCCCGCGCAGCCCTACGACGAAGCCAACCCGCTGGGCTATTCCCGGCGCTGGCTGGACAAACAACGCAAGGCCGCCGTTTCGGTGTAA